One Dreissena polymorpha isolate Duluth1 chromosome 9, UMN_Dpol_1.0, whole genome shotgun sequence genomic window carries:
- the LOC127843598 gene encoding uncharacterized protein LOC127843598 — protein sequence MKYVNTLIIEMQKLCEPCTANKKSMHASFFCPECENEFLCETCGKHHTRQKSTRTHLLQDISKYMEAEKAEVTQNQNLCEPCASNKKERAAFYFCPECENEFLCETCGKHHTRQKSTRTHLLQDISKYVEAAKAEVTQNQKLCEPCASNKKERAAFYFCNECENEFLFETCGKHHTRQKSTRTHLLQDIGKYVEAAKAEVTQNQKNCEPCASNKKERAAFYFCNECENEFLCETCGKHHTRQKSTRTHLLQDISKYVEAAKAEVTQNQKLCEPCASNKKERAAFYICNECENEFLCETCGKHHNVQKSTRTHKLQDINMHSEVANIKFINKQNICEPCKANQKISIACFFCAECEHELLCETCGKQHNVQKVTRTHILQDISQYMEAEHKEYQKIQRLCEPCAANDKSSAAFFFCAECENEFLCEQCGKHHNAQRSTRTHKLQDISQNTETAKTDAKNKIKLCESCRANEQSIPACFFCPECENEFLCEACGIHHTRQKSTRTHILQKINKYVEAADAEVTKNQKLCEPCAPNNQSIPACFFCSECENEFLCEACGKHHTRQKSTRTHLLQDISKYVKAPIAEETQNQKLCGICTANEKVSPACFVCNECENEFLCDACGRHHNKRKSTHTLQNICKYLTVANADVTKTQKLCDFSTVNEKTENTPGKPSASEEGSDTITLTWDKPSAFKNGDHFQIAYRECTESRWKICQDNVEINRFELTNLKSDSQFLVRTRAICNGYESNYSKESDIVTTRKSPASLLVTFLISLSPVDVLPVQYVLPMTKVKAARNGIGKTRKFELGSPIKGKRQEKTILLVGETGTGKSTLVEGMANFILGVNWNDEFRFSIAYPHDEERHTCVYQAVAQTEWITCYTIHPQDGGKIPYTINIIDTPGFGGTRGYQRDQEIVEQMRGLFTVDPQKGVSIIDSVCSVIKAQDARLTPTQGYLFQSIMSLFGKDMEHNICSLITFADGLDPPVKNAMDMSKLPFGEWFTFNNSALFAKNTTLDSSSMSQIFWEMGLQSFRNFFQHLGKLPPTSLKLTSEVLKERHELEAIVRNLSPLLDAGLVQINTLNAQIKCCEENKSIIADNKDFTFTVNKNKKLKKDLPVGEHVIKCLNCHFTCYEKFYISNDDEKRYCLLFDQKSGYCKRCPNKCFRNEHVIFPYIYEYVVVKEQQTFYDMKKIYEEASSKLLNQEQLIADIKADLNKVVENVYEMMETFNESKARLNEISLRPNPLTIKEHINLLIESEKMEKKNGWLDRLKSLQVFRKRADIDSEVNNFLSQATLHVTAEKKTERKKKKQK from the exons ATGAAATATGTGAATACATTAATCATCGAAATGCAGAAACTTTGCGAGCCTTGTACAGCAAACAAAAAATCCATGCATGCGAGTTTCTTTTGCCCCGAATGcgaaaatgaatttctttgtgaGACATGCGGTAAACATCACACTAGACAAAAATCAACACGAACGCACTTATTACAAGATATAAGCAAGTACATGGAGGCTGAAAAAGCAGAAGTAACACAAAACCAAAATCTCTGCGAGCCTTGCGcatcaaacaaaaaagaaagaGCTGCGTTCTATTTTTGCCCCGAATGcgaaaatgaatttctttgtgaGACATGCGGTAAACATCACACTAGACAAAAATCAACACGAACGCACTTATTACAAGATATAAGCAAGTACGTGGAGGCTGCAAAAGCAGAAGTAACACAAAACCAAAAACTCTGCGAGCCTTGCGcatcaaacaaaaaagaaagaGCTGCGTTCTATTTTTGCAACGAATGCGAAAATGAATTTCTTTTTGAGACATGCGGTAAACATCACACTAGACAAAAATCAACACGAACGCACTTATTACAAGATATAGGCAAGTACGTGGAGGCTGCAAAAGCAGAAGTAACACAAAACCAAAAAAATTGCGAGCCTTGCGcatcaaacaaaaaagaaagaGCTGCGTTCTATTTTTGCAACGAATGcgaaaatgaatttctttgtgaGACATGCGGTAAACATCACACTAGACAAAAATCAACACGAACGCACTTATTACAAGACATAAGCAAGTACGTGGAGGCTGCAAAAGCAGAAGTAACACAAAACCAAAAACTCTGCGAGCCTTGCGcatcaaacaaaaaagaaagaGCTGCGTTCTATATTTGCAACGAATGcgaaaatgaatttctttgtgaGACATGCGGTAAACATCACAATGTACAGAAATCAACTCGAACGCACAAGTTGCAAGATATAAATATGCACTCAGAAGTTGCGAATATTAAATTCatcaacaaacaaaatatatgcgAGCCTTGCAAAGCAAACCAGAAAATAAGTATTGCATGCTTCTTTTGCGCCGAATGCGAACATGAACTTCTTTGTGAGACATGCGGTAAACAGCACAATGTACAGAAAGTGACTCGAACACACATATTGCAAGATATAAGTCAGTACATGGAAGCGGAACATAAAGAATATCAGAAAATTCAGAGACTTTGCGAACCTTGCGCAGCAAACGACAAATCAAGTGCTGCGTTTTTCTTTTGCGCTGAATGcgaaaatgaatttctttgtgaGCAATGCGGCAAACATCACAATGCACAGAGATCAACAAGAACACACAAATTGCAAGATATAAGTCAGAACACGGAAACTGCTAAGACTGATGccaaaaataaaatcaaactaTGCGAGTCCTGCAGAGCAAACGAGCAATCTATCCCTGCGTGTTTCTTTTGCCCCGAATGcgaaaatgaatttctttgtgaGGCATGCGGTATACATCACACTAGACAGAAATCAACACGAACGCacatattgcaaaaaataaacaagTACGTTGAGGCTGCAGATGCAGAAGTAACCAAAAACCAAAAACTGTGCGAGCCTTGCGCACCAAACAATCAATCCATTCCTGCGTGTTTCTTTTGCTCAGAATGcgaaaatgaatttctttgtgaGGCATGCGGTAAACATCACACTAGACAAAAATCGACACGAACGCACTTATTACAAGATATAAGCAAGTACGTGAAGGCTCCGATTGCTGAAGAAACCCAAAACCAAAAACTGTGCGGCATTTGCACAGCAAACGAGAAAGTAAGTCCTGCATGCTTCGTTTGCAACGAATGCGAAAATGAATTCCTCTGTGACGCATGCGGAAGGCATCACAACAAACGCAAATCAACGCACACATTGCAAAACATTTGCAAGTACTTGACAGTTGCGAATGCTGACGTCACCAAAACCCAAAAGCTATGCGATTTTAGCACGGTAAACGAGAAGACTGAG aataCACCTGGAAAGCCGTCGGCTAGCGAAGAAGGTTCCGATACCATTACCCTGACGTGGGATAAACCATCTGCGTTCAAGAATGGAGATCATTTCCAGATAGCGTACAGAGAATGCACGGAATCTAGGTGGAAGATTTGCCAAGATAATGTTGAAATAAACAGATTTGAATTAACCAACCTAAAATCCGACTCACAGTTTCTGGTTCGCACTCGGGCTATATGTAATGGCTACGAAAGTAATTACAGCAAAGAAAGTGATATAGTGACTACTAGGAAATCTCCAGCTTCGCTACTTGTCACCTTCTTAATTTCTCTTAGCCCTGTCGATGTATTACCTGTCCAATATGTATTACCCATGACAAAAGTCAAGGCCGCAAGAAATGGAATCGGAAAAACAAGGAAATTTGAACTTG GGTCACCAATAAAAGGAAAACGGCAGGAGAAGACAATTTTACTAGTTGGTGAGACAGGAACTGGAAAAAGCACACTCGTTGAAGGCATGGCTAATTTCATACTTGGTGTAAATTGGAATGATGAATTTAGATTTTCTATTGCATACCCACACGATGAAGAAAGACATACATGTGTTTATCAG GCGGTTGCGCAAACGGAATGGATTACGTGTTACACGATACACCCGCAAGACGGTGGAAAAATTCCTTACACTATAAACATAATCGATACGCCAGGATTTGGAGGTACACGTGGATATCAACGGGATCAAGAAATTGTTGAACAAATGCGGGGACTGTTCACCGTGGATCCACAAAAGGGAGTTTCGATTATTGACTCTGTATGTTCCGTTATTAAAGCACAGGATGCTAGGTTGACTCCAACGCAGGGTTATTTATTTCAATCGATAATGTCTTTGTTTGGAAAAGACATGGAACACAATATATGTTCGTTGATAACATTTGCAGATGGTCTTGATCCGCCGGTTAAAAATGCTATGGACATGTCTAAATTACCTTTTGGTGAATGGTTCACCTTCAACAATTCTGCTCTGTTTGCGAAAAATACAACATTAGATTCATCCAGCATGTCGCAAATTTTCTGGGAGATGGGTTTACAAAGTTTTCGGAATTTTTTCCAACATTTAGGAAAACTACCTCCAACAAGTCTGAAGTTGACCAGCGAGGTTTTAAAAGAACGCCATGAATTGGAAGCTATTGTAAGAAACCTTTCGCCTCTGCTCGATGCTGGTCTCGTGCAGATCAATACACTCAACGCACAGATCAAATGTTGTGAAGAGAATAAATCAATCATTGCTGACAATAAAGATTTTACCTtcactgttaataaaaataaGAAGCTAAAGAAAGATCTTCCAGTCGGCGAGCATGTCATAAAATGCTTAAACTGTCACTTTACATGTTATGAAAAATTTTACATTTCAAACGATGATGAAAAGAGATACTGTTTGTTGTTTGATCAAAAATCGGGTTACTGCAAAAGATGTCCGAATAAATGCTTTCGGAACGAAcatgtcatttttccttatatatatgaatatgttgTTGTCAAAGAGCAGCAAACGTTCTAtgacatgaaaaaaatatatgaagaGGCATCAAGTAAATTGCTGAATCAAGAACAATTGATAGCCGACATAAAAGCAGATTTGAATAAAGTGGTAGAAAATGTCTATGAAATGATGGAAACCTTTAATGAATCTAAAGCCCGCCTTAACGAAATATCTCTGCGCCCTAACCCGTTGACAATAAAAGAGCACATTAATCTGCTTATTGAAAGTGAGAAGATGGAAAAGAAGAATGGTTGGCTTGATAGACTCAAATCACTACAAGTGTTTAGAAAGCGGGCTGATATTGATTCCGAGGTCAATAATTTCCTCTCACAAGCAACATTGCACGTGACCGCTGAGAAGAAAACagaaagaaaaaagaagaaacaGAAATAA